The Acidimicrobiales bacterium DNA segment GGCGGCCGAGGCAGCCGAGATCGGCCTCATCAACAGGGCCGTCCCTGCGGCCGAGCTCGACGCCGCGGTGGCCGAGGTCGTCGACGACCTGCGGCACGGCGGCCCGAACGCGCTCGCCGGGGCGAAGGCGCTCGTCAACGAGATCCCCTCCTTACCGATCGACGAGGCGTTCCGCGTCACAGCGGCCCGTTCATCCGCGCTGTTCGGCACCAACGAGGCCGCCGAGGGGATGGCGGCCTTCCTGGAGAAGCGACGTCCGTCCTGGGCGCAGGCAGAGGAGGCGACATGACCGTCGATGTGAAGCGCGTGGCCGCGGATCTTGCCGCGGAGCAGGAGGTGCTCGATGCGGTGGTGTCGGCCCTCGACGACGACCAGTGGCGCCTCGACACACCGAGTGCCGGCTGGACCATCGCGGATCAGATCGGCCACCTCACCTACTTCGACGGCGTCGCCGCCCAAGCCATCGAGGACCCGCAAGGCTTCGCCGCCAGTCGCGACGAGCTGATGGCGGCCTCGCTCGACGGCGGCGCGGACGCGGCGGAGGACTTCATGCTCGGCAGGTACCGCGCCATGGCTCCGCCCGAGCTCCTCGCCGCCTGGCGGGACAACCGCAGCCGCCTCGCCCGTGCTGCCGCGGGACTGAGCGACGGCGACCGGATCGAGTGGTACGGCCCGTCGATGGGTGCCAAGTCGTTCCTCACCGCCCGGTTGATGGAGACCTGGGCGCACGGCCAGGACGTTCTCGACGCCGCGAGGAGCGCGGGTGTCCACGCGCGGCGCGAGCCCACCGATCGGCTTCGCCACATCGCGCAGCTCGGTGTGATCACCCGGGCGTGGTCGTACCTCAACCGGGGCCTGGACGTGCCCGAGGACGAGGTGCGCGTCGAGTTGGAGGCCCCGTCCGGTGACACCTGGACCTGGGGTCCTGACAACGCGACCGATGTGGTCCGCGGGCCGGCCGAGGACTTCTGCCTGGTCGTCACCCAGCGCCGCCACCCGCACGACACGCGCCTAGCGGTCCAGGGCGACCTGGCCCGCGACTGGCTCGCTCACGCCCAAGCCTTCGCCGGTCCACCCACCGAAGGCCCCGTCGCCACCTCCCTACCCGAATGAGGACACCATGCGTACCGACGTGACCGACATGCTCGGCATCGAGTTCCCGATCTTCGCCTTCTCGCACTGCCGCGACGTGGTCGCTGCGGTGTCGAAGGCCGGCGGTCTCGGGGTCCTCGGTGCCGTGTCGCACACGCCCGAGCAGCTCGAGATCGACCTCGACTGGATCGAGGCCGAGATCGGCGACCGGCCCTACGGTGTCGACCTCATCGTGCCCGCGAAGTACGCCGGTGACGAGACCGGTGGCTACACCATGGACGACGTCCGCGCGCTGATCCCGCCCGCGCACCAGGAGTTCGTCGAAGACATCCTCCGCCGCTACTCGGTCCCCGACCTGCCCGAGGATGAGGACCCTGGCGGAGCTGGGCTGGACTTCAGCGACAAGGTGCACGTTCCGTTCTCTGCGTCCTCGGCTGGCCCACAGCTCGAGATCACCTTGGCCCATCGTGCCGCGTTCGTCGCCAACGCGCTGGGCCCGCCTCCGCAGTTCCTCATCGACCGGGTGAAGGAGGAGGGTCGGCTCGTCGGTGCCTTGGCCGGTAAGGCGGTTCACGCCGAGCGCCACGTCCAGGCCGGTGTCGATATCATCATCGCCCAGGGTTACGAGGCGGGTGGCCATACCGGAGAGATCGGATCCATGGTCCTCATCCCCGAGGTGGTCGACGCGGTCGCGCCGGTCCCCGTGCTGGGTGCTGGTGGTATCGGTCGGGGCCGCCAGATGGCCGCGGCGATGGCCCTCGGCGCGCAGGGCGTGTGGTGCGGTTCGGTCTGGCTCACCACCGACGAAGCCGAGACTCAGCCAGTGGTGAAGGAGAAGATGCTCGTCGCCACCTCCGACGACACGCTGCGCTCGCGCTCGCTCACCGGCAAGCCCGCCAGGATGCTCAAGTCGGCCTGGACCGAGGAGTGGGAGCGGTCCGACACCCCAGAACCGCTCGGCATGCCGCTCCAGCCGATCCTGGCGTCGCGTGCGCAGCGGCGCATCAGCCGGGGCGCGTTCACCGCTGGTTCGGATGCTGAGAAGCTAGCCAACTACTTCGTCGGACAGATCGTCGGCACCATGAACCAGCGCAAGACCTCGAGCCAGGTGGTGTTCGAGATGCTCGACGAGTTCATCGAGACCGTCGAGCGTCTCGGCCGCCTGCTCGAGAGCTGAGATCGCCGCCGGGGCCCAGTTGGCTGACGCTTGTCTGGTCTACCCGGCCGCGAGGACGGCGTCGATCAGGTGCGGGCCCGGTTCGTTGAACGCCCGGGCCAGCGCGGTGTTGAGCTCGTCGGCCGTGGTAGCGGTGACCGCGTCGACGCCCATGCTGCGAGCCAGTCCCGCGAAGTCGAGGTCGGGGCGGCTGAGGTCGAGCATGTCGAGCGCCTTCGGGCCGCCGGCGCCGGCGCCCACCCGGTTGAGCTCCATGTTCAAGATGGCATAGGCCCGGTTGGTGAAGACGATGGTGGTCACATCGAGCCTCTCACGAGCTTGGGTCCACAACGCCTGGAGCGTGTACATGGCGCTGCCGTCGGCCTCGAGGCACACCACCGGACGATCGGGGCAC contains these protein-coding regions:
- a CDS encoding TIGR03084 family metal-binding protein, with the protein product MTVDVKRVAADLAAEQEVLDAVVSALDDDQWRLDTPSAGWTIADQIGHLTYFDGVAAQAIEDPQGFAASRDELMAASLDGGADAAEDFMLGRYRAMAPPELLAAWRDNRSRLARAAAGLSDGDRIEWYGPSMGAKSFLTARLMETWAHGQDVLDAARSAGVHARREPTDRLRHIAQLGVITRAWSYLNRGLDVPEDEVRVELEAPSGDTWTWGPDNATDVVRGPAEDFCLVVTQRRHPHDTRLAVQGDLARDWLAHAQAFAGPPTEGPVATSLPE
- a CDS encoding nitronate monooxygenase — encoded protein: MRTDVTDMLGIEFPIFAFSHCRDVVAAVSKAGGLGVLGAVSHTPEQLEIDLDWIEAEIGDRPYGVDLIVPAKYAGDETGGYTMDDVRALIPPAHQEFVEDILRRYSVPDLPEDEDPGGAGLDFSDKVHVPFSASSAGPQLEITLAHRAAFVANALGPPPQFLIDRVKEEGRLVGALAGKAVHAERHVQAGVDIIIAQGYEAGGHTGEIGSMVLIPEVVDAVAPVPVLGAGGIGRGRQMAAAMALGAQGVWCGSVWLTTDEAETQPVVKEKMLVATSDDTLRSRSLTGKPARMLKSAWTEEWERSDTPEPLGMPLQPILASRAQRRISRGAFTAGSDAEKLANYFVGQIVGTMNQRKTSSQVVFEMLDEFIETVERLGRLLES